In Shinella sp. XGS7, a single genomic region encodes these proteins:
- a CDS encoding DedA family protein, with amino-acid sequence MEFAAFLIDFILHVDRHLAEFVQAYGAWVYALLFLIVFVETGLVVMPFLPGDSLLFVVGALCGVGVMNLPLAIAILLVAAILGDQTNYTIGRYFGPKVFQWEQSRFFNKKAFNAAHEYYEKHGGVTIIIARFMPFIRTFAPFVAGVAAMDRAKFTLYNVVGALIWVVGLCLAGYLFGNIPFVQTHLSKIIWAMIIIPGLIAIYGGWRASRQSAGATPAAPTQR; translated from the coding sequence ATGGAATTCGCCGCCTTTCTGATCGACTTCATCCTGCATGTGGACCGCCATCTGGCCGAGTTTGTGCAGGCCTATGGCGCCTGGGTCTATGCCCTGCTGTTCCTGATCGTCTTCGTGGAGACGGGCCTGGTGGTCATGCCCTTTCTGCCGGGCGATTCCCTGCTCTTCGTGGTGGGCGCGCTGTGCGGCGTGGGCGTGATGAACCTGCCCCTGGCCATTGCCATCCTGCTGGTGGCGGCCATCCTGGGCGACCAGACGAACTACACCATAGGCCGCTACTTCGGCCCCAAGGTCTTCCAGTGGGAGCAGTCGCGCTTCTTCAACAAGAAGGCCTTCAACGCGGCGCATGAGTACTACGAGAAGCATGGCGGCGTGACCATCATCATCGCCCGCTTCATGCCCTTCATCCGCACCTTCGCGCCCTTTGTGGCCGGCGTGGCGGCCATGGATCGCGCCAAGTTCACGCTCTACAACGTGGTGGGCGCCCTGATCTGGGTGGTGGGCCTGTGCCTGGCGGGCTATCTGTTTGGCAATATCCCCTTTGTGCAGACCCATCTGAGCAAGATCATCTGGGCCATGATCATCATCCCGGGCCTGATCGCGATCTACGGCGGCTGGCGTGCCAGCCGCCAGAGCGCAGGCGCCACGCCCGCCGCCCCCACTCAACGC
- the mutL gene encoding DNA mismatch repair endonuclease MutL: protein MIDVPASPAPAPRRPIRELPDELISQIAAGEVVERPASVVRELVDNALDSGARQINIKLMGGGVRAIVVEDDGCGIPAEELPLALKRHATSKIRDLDELEAVATMGFRGEALAAISSVAEMALSSRCEGAQHAFRLDARSGELVPAARSQGTSVEVRELFFNTPARRKFLKSEGTELAHCLEAVRRHALARPDVGFTIWHEGKLVEQLRPTQVESRLADVLGTEFLRDSRPVYAEAGPLRVYGRAGLPEAARGRADMQYVYVNGRYVRDKLIAHGVRSAYEDVLHGHRQPSYVLFIDIAPDRVDVNVHPTKIEVRFRDGRELHQQARYAVQDALAVSRSAEAAASAEPVAAPAPAPYPASYPGVRESSSPPLYAGTPSWHSNTQTSLGLAEVATLYGSPAAPGLSGASAFAAPAPARPASGGFAAAQPAANAPRLDVGLSATAAAPLPEGDWPLGRAVAQIQGVYILAENAQGLVVVDMHAAHERVVYERLKASLGAAAIESQPLLIPVTFAATPQEIATAEAQAETLGRLGLDIAPLSAKVLAVRARPAALAGGDVVELARSVLAELAQYDASHAIERAQHEILATMACHGAVRANRQLTLDEMNALLRDMERTERADQCNHGRPTWRQLSMRELDALFLRGR from the coding sequence ATGATCGATGTGCCTGCCTCGCCAGCGCCGGCCCCGCGCCGGCCCATCCGCGAACTTCCCGATGAACTGATCAGCCAGATCGCCGCCGGCGAGGTGGTGGAGCGCCCGGCCTCCGTGGTGCGCGAGCTGGTGGACAACGCCCTGGACTCCGGCGCCCGCCAGATCAATATCAAGCTGATGGGCGGTGGCGTGCGCGCCATCGTGGTGGAGGACGACGGCTGCGGCATCCCGGCCGAGGAACTGCCCCTGGCGCTCAAGCGTCATGCCACCAGCAAGATCCGCGATCTGGACGAGCTGGAGGCCGTGGCCACCATGGGCTTTCGCGGCGAGGCCCTGGCCGCTATCAGCTCGGTGGCCGAGATGGCCCTGTCCAGCCGCTGCGAAGGCGCCCAGCACGCCTTCCGCCTGGACGCCCGCAGTGGCGAGCTGGTGCCGGCCGCCCGCTCGCAAGGCACCAGCGTGGAGGTGCGCGAGCTCTTCTTCAACACCCCGGCGCGGCGCAAATTCCTCAAGAGCGAAGGCACCGAGCTGGCCCACTGCCTGGAGGCCGTGCGCCGCCACGCCCTGGCCCGGCCCGATGTGGGCTTCACCATCTGGCACGAGGGCAAGCTGGTGGAACAGCTGCGCCCCACCCAGGTGGAGTCGCGCCTGGCCGATGTGCTGGGCACCGAGTTCCTGCGTGACAGCCGCCCCGTCTATGCCGAGGCCGGCCCGCTGCGCGTCTACGGCCGTGCCGGCCTGCCCGAGGCGGCGCGCGGCCGCGCCGACATGCAGTACGTCTATGTGAACGGCCGCTATGTGCGCGACAAGCTGATCGCCCACGGCGTGCGCTCGGCCTATGAGGATGTGCTGCACGGTCATCGCCAGCCCAGCTATGTGCTCTTCATCGACATCGCGCCGGACCGGGTCGATGTGAATGTGCACCCGACCAAGATCGAGGTGCGCTTTCGCGACGGCCGCGAGCTGCACCAGCAGGCCCGCTATGCGGTGCAGGATGCGCTGGCCGTCTCGCGCAGTGCCGAGGCGGCGGCCTCCGCCGAGCCGGTCGCGGCCCCAGCGCCGGCCCCCTACCCCGCCAGCTACCCTGGCGTGCGCGAGTCCAGCAGCCCACCGCTGTACGCCGGCACGCCCAGCTGGCACAGCAATACCCAGACCTCCCTGGGTCTGGCCGAGGTGGCCACGCTCTACGGCAGCCCCGCGGCGCCCGGGCTATCGGGTGCCTCCGCCTTCGCGGCTCCAGCGCCCGCACGCCCGGCCTCGGGGGGCTTCGCCGCGGCCCAGCCGGCCGCCAATGCGCCGCGCCTGGATGTGGGCCTGAGCGCCACGGCGGCAGCGCCCCTGCCCGAGGGTGACTGGCCCCTGGGCCGTGCCGTGGCCCAGATCCAGGGTGTCTATATCCTGGCCGAGAACGCCCAGGGCCTGGTGGTGGTGGACATGCACGCCGCCCATGAGCGCGTGGTCTATGAGCGGCTCAAGGCCAGCCTCGGCGCGGCCGCCATCGAGTCCCAGCCCCTCCTGATCCCGGTCACCTTCGCGGCCACGCCCCAGGAGATCGCCACCGCCGAGGCCCAGGCCGAGACCCTGGGCCGCCTGGGGCTGGACATCGCGCCGCTCTCGGCCAAGGTGCTGGCCGTGCGCGCCCGCCCCGCGGCCCTGGCCGGCGGCGATGTGGTGGAGCTGGCGCGCAGCGTGCTGGCCGAGCTGGCCCAGTACGACGCCAGCCACGCCATCGAGCGCGCCCAGCACGAGATCCTGGCCACCATGGCCTGCCACGGCGCCGTGCGGGCCAACCGCCAGCTCACCCTGGACGAGATGAACGCCCTGCTGCGCGATATGGAGCGCACCGAGCGCGCAGACCAGTGCAACCACGGCCGCCCCACCTGGCGCCAGCTCAGCATGCGCGAGCTGGATGCGCTCTTTCTGCGCGGCCGCTGA
- a CDS encoding transporter substrate-binding domain-containing protein: MSPLPAPALTRVSSKSDQPPDALRRRCLSLCAGPLLAAAALPRLAAASQGAAPRRLRVVALDMPPLIMSEAPGRAGGVIVDALHQVLEGSGFAAQVEILPWARALQRLRLGEAEGIIPAFRTPERERWLSYPGEPLYRSPMAFFGKRGRDFGWDGHLQSVQRLRFVKLKDGLFADGFDEAVRQGRLRCEEALSFGAAMRMVNQGRADLACAPLLPGLRAISLEGLDERLAALEPAVELKAGFLALLRQPELSELAQRITPSIARLHRSSQVQAWVDEYRRRQWAPRPDPAGAPRSGHEPGPQDPVARGPIWG, encoded by the coding sequence ATGAGCCCCCTGCCCGCGCCAGCGCTCACGCGCGTCAGCTCCAAGTCCGATCAGCCGCCCGATGCGCTGCGGCGCCGCTGCCTCAGCCTTTGCGCGGGCCCGCTGCTGGCGGCGGCGGCCCTGCCCCGGCTGGCTGCAGCCTCCCAGGGTGCCGCACCGCGCCGCCTGCGCGTGGTGGCCCTGGACATGCCGCCCCTGATCATGAGCGAGGCACCAGGTCGGGCCGGCGGCGTGATCGTGGACGCCCTGCACCAGGTGCTGGAGGGCAGCGGCTTTGCGGCCCAGGTGGAGATCCTGCCCTGGGCCCGCGCGCTGCAGCGCCTGCGCCTGGGCGAGGCCGAAGGCATCATTCCCGCCTTCCGCACGCCCGAGCGCGAGCGGTGGCTGAGCTATCCGGGCGAGCCGCTCTACCGCTCGCCCATGGCCTTCTTCGGCAAGCGCGGCCGCGACTTTGGCTGGGACGGCCATCTGCAGAGCGTGCAGCGCCTGCGCTTCGTCAAGCTCAAGGACGGACTCTTTGCCGACGGCTTTGATGAAGCCGTGCGCCAGGGCCGGCTGCGCTGCGAGGAGGCGCTGAGCTTTGGTGCCGCCATGCGCATGGTCAACCAGGGCCGGGCCGACCTGGCCTGCGCCCCTTTGCTGCCGGGCCTGCGCGCCATCAGCCTGGAAGGGCTGGACGAGCGCCTGGCCGCGCTGGAACCGGCGGTGGAGCTCAAGGCCGGCTTTCTGGCCCTGCTGCGCCAGCCCGAGCTCAGCGAGCTGGCGCAGCGCATCACGCCCAGCATTGCGCGCCTGCACCGCAGCAGTCAGGTCCAGGCCTGGGTGGACGAATACCGCCGCCGCCAGTGGGCGCCCCGCCCCGATCCCGCCGGCGCACCGCGCAGCGGCCACGAGCCCGGTCCGCAGGATCCCGTGGCGCGTGGTCCAATATGGGGTTGA
- a CDS encoding pseudouridine synthase codes for MATLKLKKSPAGAAPASPTDRRAPLRGKGLSRPRPTLEQAQAERAERQASFEQRRAADEQRDRRDGPGGSRTARPERAGGKSGYGAQADQGGYSGRSGHNGPSGPATKSAPRKSTAGGSFRREEPAQAPTRPRGPAPEAGAPPRRDQRRASGPRPPESQAQPRPRPAPRPRAEEGDSPEGERLSKRMTALGLASRREADEWIAAGWVRVDGELAVLGQRVGPEARIEVDPAARQEQAKQVTILLHKPIGYVSGQAEDGYEPASVLIKAATLWKDDPSGLKFHAGHARGLAPAGRLDIDSTGLLVLTQDGRVAKLLIGEESKVEKEYLVRVEYHGQASPMKDFPEQDLALLNHGLELDGVQLKPAKVSWINEDQLRFVLREGRKRQIRRMCELVGLKVVGLKRVRIGRINLGHLPAGQWRYLAPWERFD; via the coding sequence ATGGCCACGCTCAAACTCAAGAAATCCCCCGCCGGCGCCGCGCCGGCCTCACCGACCGACCGTCGCGCCCCGCTGCGCGGCAAGGGCCTGTCGCGCCCGCGCCCCACGCTGGAGCAGGCCCAGGCCGAACGCGCCGAGCGCCAGGCCAGCTTCGAGCAGCGCCGCGCCGCCGACGAGCAGCGCGATCGTCGCGACGGGCCGGGCGGCAGCCGGACGGCGCGCCCCGAGCGTGCAGGAGGCAAGAGCGGCTATGGCGCTCAGGCCGATCAGGGCGGGTACAGCGGGCGCAGTGGGCACAACGGCCCCAGTGGCCCCGCCACCAAATCCGCCCCCCGCAAGAGCACCGCGGGCGGCAGCTTCCGTCGTGAAGAGCCGGCCCAGGCACCGACCCGCCCGCGCGGCCCCGCGCCCGAGGCCGGCGCACCGCCGCGGCGCGACCAGCGCCGTGCCAGCGGCCCGCGCCCGCCCGAGAGTCAGGCCCAGCCTCGGCCGCGTCCGGCCCCTCGCCCCCGCGCCGAGGAGGGCGACAGCCCCGAGGGCGAGCGCCTGTCCAAGCGCATGACGGCCCTGGGTCTGGCCTCGCGCCGCGAGGCCGATGAATGGATCGCCGCCGGCTGGGTGCGCGTGGACGGCGAGCTGGCCGTGCTGGGTCAGCGCGTGGGCCCCGAAGCCCGCATCGAAGTGGACCCCGCCGCCCGCCAGGAGCAGGCCAAGCAGGTCACCATCTTGCTGCACAAGCCCATCGGCTATGTCTCCGGCCAGGCCGAGGACGGCTATGAGCCCGCCTCGGTGCTGATCAAGGCCGCCACGCTGTGGAAGGACGACCCGTCCGGCCTGAAGTTCCACGCCGGCCATGCGCGCGGCCTGGCGCCCGCCGGCCGTCTGGACATCGACTCCACTGGCCTTCTGGTGCTGACGCAGGACGGCCGCGTGGCCAAGCTGCTGATCGGCGAGGAGAGCAAGGTCGAGAAGGAGTACCTGGTGCGCGTGGAGTACCACGGCCAGGCCTCGCCCATGAAGGACTTCCCCGAGCAAGACCTGGCCCTGCTGAATCATGGCCTGGAACTGGACGGCGTGCAGCTCAAGCCCGCCAAGGTCAGCTGGATCAATGAGGACCAGCTGCGCTTCGTGCTGCGCGAGGGCCGCAAGCGCCAGATCCGCCGCATGTGCGAGCTGGTGGGGCTCAAGGTCGTGGGCCTGAAGCGGGTGCGCATCGGCCGCATCAATCTGGGCCATCTGCCCGCCGGCCAATGGCGCTACCTGGCGCCCTGGGAGCGCTTCGACTGA